agtcTAACATTTACTGCCTAACACATCGCTTGCATCCATATGAATTGGATTTGGTAGAATCACTAGGCCGATTTcaagttatttaaaaattaacaatatgTTCTCACAGATTcttcaatggaggcgcctggttgttCACGTTTTTATAGCGGGCGAACAATATAGTATGTTTTGACtttaaaaaaccaacaaaccttTCGTGATACAATATTTACTGCCCAACACATCGATCGCATCCAAATCAATTGAATTTGGCGATTTGGTTGAAAACCCATTTAAAGTTCAACACACGATTCTTACACAAACCTTTCGTGATACAATATTTACTGCCCAACACATCGATCGCATCCAAATCAATTGAATTTGGCGATTTGGTTGAAAACCCATTTAAAGTTCAACACACGATTCTTACACGAGAATTCATCAATGGaggaggcgcctggttgttTATGATTTTGCAATAGTCGaacaatttttatgttatgttttgagcgtaaattacccacaaaaatattgaaagtGTAACATTTATTGCCTAGCACaataatcaaattcaaattacaTCGTTGTGATAGgaacaaaatggaaattttaataaaaattataacacaACACAAGGATTTTCACGCAGATTcttcaatggagacgcctggttgttCATGATTTTACAATAGTCgaacaaaattttatgattttagtaaaatatcacaaacaactctgaccacagattaaagaaaaaaaacatttttagtcCAACATTTACTGATAAAAACACAACGATATATTCAACACTTTGCGTGCATCATGATACGCCCTAGTTTCGTTAGCATTACCAAAACGACCATTACTAACGACCTTCGGCCGACCCATCTCGTTGATCATGTACCGTTTATCTTGTATGCTTATTCCATCTATCACTTACCATCTTATCTAACTTTTACGGTTCCTCGCTTTTTATCACAACCTTGGTCAGGGTTTCTAACCTTCACGTTCTCTTTCTATCACCAGCAACGATATTTTGGTGAGCGCTATGAATGCTCATCTCGATCGATCGGACCTCACTTCGAACGATTTCCAAAAAAGCCCTTCCATCGCTCATTCTCCTGCTCTCCTCTGTGAACTTCATCTCTCGTTCCTTCCATTTCCCGCCCTTCCATGAACTCAATTTATTCGATCGGTGTTTCGTATTTCACCCAGTGGCCATCAACAAAGGGAACATAACTCGTCAGAACATACGCACGCTCCTCTGCTTATCCTACCATATGGTTCGTATTATTGCAAGTAAAACCGGAACCGAAATCAAAATGCGAATCGAGTGCGTATTCGCAAAACATGCGCTTCCAAGCTTCCCCGGTGGGCTTACATCAATTCAATAGAATCGAGAAGTGAAACTCAGTACAAACTTGCCACCAGTCAATTTATATGATTTATCATAAATAGACTGTTGTCGATCCGTTCCACTATCTTACCCTTGATGTTGTTACATTTACCAGTGACGCTTGACGGCTAGTCGGAGTATCAGCTGCCGGGTTTTGCAAGTCACATCCAAGCTTTGCTTTCTCTAAACTCATGCATCGTTATTATGCTGAAGGATTCATGCATAGGAACGGTAACAATGCTCTTGTTATAGCTTGTACCACTGCAATTTTGATTTCAATAGTTTCGGAAACATTGGGTGGAGAGGCTATCTAATGGACAAATATATGTCCGATGTTTAATTTCAGAAACATATTTCTGTGAGTCTGGAGAATTGAGCAATATTCAAAGCTTCCTAAACAAAGTTTAAGCAATCGCACCATAAACatacaagaagcaaaaattttaagtaGAAGTATATATGAGTTTGAGATAAGTATTAAGTCATAAAAATTCTATTGCATATCGATGATGTCACCTCAACCAACTTTCAATACACGACTGCCATAAATATTGAACAGATCCCCCAATCGTTGAAAAGTTTGTGTTTGAATCACAGTTTTAGTTGTTGTTAAACCCAAATTTCCTCAATGAACATAAAATCATTCCTTAAGCATTCAACCTCTTGGTGCATTGCTTTCCCATTCCAACATGCCTCATCCTATCCATTGCGTGCTTTCAAAACATTATCTATGTACTCACCCCTCGGTGTATCTTTCTGTTCTACTTACTatatgtttttctctcttcctttctCCCCTACAGGTGATGGATGATCGTTGGGAGAGTGAAGTTATCGAGTACGGGGCAATCAATATCACCGGCTTCCGAATCGTCGATACGAGCAAAAAGTACGTCAAGGAGTTTCTTGATGGATGGAAGCGATTAGATCCGACCACATCGCAGGGCGCCGGTAAAGAACTGATCTCGGCCCAGGCTGCCCTCATGTACGATGCCGTGTTTGTGCTGGTCGAAGCGTTCTCCAAAATTATGCGCAAAAAGCCGGACCAGTTTCGGGCGTACACAATGCGCAATCGAAACCAGCCGTTTAACCTTCCCACCAACGGAACGCGAACATTGGACTGTAATACTTCCAAAGGGTGGGTCACCCCGTGGGAACACGGTGATAAAATTTCACGCTACCTGCGCAAGgtaagaaatgtattttttttcctttcatccaACCGATCTGGCACCTATTTTTGGACTACATATTGGGAAAATTGAGCGTCAATttaatggttttatttaaatttttcattaaaaaaatgttcaaatatgttttactAGGTAAATAAACAACTCGCAATACTATTATTTAACAACTTTTCGGAAATTCAACATTACAATCAGCTATTACGATTTTCAACGTTGTCTCACCATGCCAACTACATTGGGTTGTTTTGAGACTCTTTTCTCAGAATAGCTTGGCTCAATATCTACCTGGGTGTGTTCCTTAGCCAAATCGAGCCAAGATTTATGAGCCCATGATACATTATTATAGCTACCGGTCTTTATTTATACCATCACTTGCGCTGCGTTTGTTGCGTAGCAATATTTGGGTTTCTTTCTCGAGAAATGCAACCCTCGTGTCGGCTAATATCAGTCCGTTATTTCTATCCATACCATCAAACTCACTGGCTCTCTCTGTCTGTTTATCGTTCTTGCAAATGGCACAACTTTTACACCTTCCCGACTATTGGCATCATCACCGCTACTACAATCGCCACAATTGCACGGTTGGCATTGGGCCACCAACGGGGAAAAAATCCGCTACTACCACGATTCACGACACAACATGTGACTGCTTTACGGCTGGGTACCTTCAAACCCACGGGCCGGGTTTTTACGACAACGTTTTCACCAAGAACAGGTGGAAATATCGGGCCTTACCGGTGATATCAGATTCAACGAGGACGGCAAACGCCAGAACTACACACTGCACGTGGTCGAGATGACAGTGAACAGCGCAATGGTAAAGGTGGCCGAGTGGTCGGACGAAGGCGGACTGGCGCCGGTCGTCGCAAAGTACACCCGGCTCAAGACGGACATGCATTACGAGCGGAACAAGACCTACATCGTGACGACCATCATCGAGGAGCCGTACATCATGCTGCGACAGCCAGAACCGGGCGAGACGCTGGAGACGAACGAGCGCTTCGAGGGCTACTGCAAGGATCTGGCCGAGCTGTTGGCGAAAAAACTCGGCATCAACTGTACGTATGAGTTCCTTTCACTTTTACATCCTTACCTGTATTCCCTGCGCTTTCTAGTGAAAAGGTACCAAACTGACACAATTTTCGACTGCTACAGCCTTAGGTTGCGGTGTACAGTGAATGTAAACTTTAGGATCATGTTTTTCTATTGACTTGACCATGTTTGCGAGTCTACTTTGGAACCCAACCTAGCCAAAGTTCACTTATGCCTATATTATTATAACCTATATTCTAGCCAAAGTTCACTTTACAAGGGAAAGTTGTTGTTCTCTAAAGTACATTTAATCCACAAGAAGGTCCTATTAGAAGGTCTAGAAGTTTGTTGATATGTAATTAGCTTTATAACTTTTGACTCACAAATTAATTACTCTATTCTTCAACATAAAGTACTTATACATGATACTTTCTCATGCGTGATCACTTCATCCAATTCATAgcaattcttttttcaatcatttcttCAATCTATCGACAAAGCTTAATtttaagaattgttttttatatctaatgatattttatttaataatacgTAGGAGCTTACTATCACTCAGATACATTCTAGTTAATTCTCAAGCttctttccgttttgcaaACGAAATACCCTTTAATGAAGATCTTTAATCGCTCCCTATTGGCAAAAGGGGATGAATACATAATGTTGGTTCCAATGTCAATAGGTCCTTTTACGATAGGCCGCATTATCCCAAGGCATTGAGTGGTAAAGTGTCATCATGGAACCAGCTAATGCTCTTTCACGCTGTTGATAGTGCTTTCCTATTATTACCGCATTTTCCCTCGATAGTAGTCGTGGATGAATGTATATTATTCATGCGGATGGTCTGATAACATGTGAAAGTACAACTAATCATTTATGATTCAACTCCATGGTGTAAGCATAATATGGTGATTGCGATatacgttttggttttttttattaaaggtTACTTGTAGAATAGATTCGTGTTGATAGCTGTTTCCATTTTTGAGTAAACGCTCAAATTTCTCGAATATCCTTAAAGGTTCTCATTCCATTCATCATGTTTTCATACCATTTTTCATAGTTTTACTTATTCCCTCCCCAATATATCACTCGAAGCACTGAATAAATTGCAGCAATAGatgataaaaatatcattacaaAATTGAAAGCTCTAAATTGTTTCCATCGATTTCCACACTTAACAGAATTTCCCTCCTAACGGAAACCCTAGTCCAACATTCGTTTATTGCTCTTCCCATGTTCCACAGTTGACCACAATTGTACAAACCACCTTTTGGAACCCTTTTTCCTATTTCCTCATCAAGGCCAAACCTTCCGAAAGCAAAAGAAGGGACAAGAAAATTCCACTTACGGTATCTTCCGACGAAAGTTTATatttgaaaactttcaaattAGCCCCTAAGATGCGGACACGATCCTTATTTGATGTCTAGTAGGGTAGACATACTTTCACCAGTCTCCCTTTTGGTTGCCTTTTGGTCCCTTTTCATTAGAGTTTTTGTCTTGTCAGTTTACTACGCCGGAAACTGCTTTTGCGCTTACAAACTTTCATCCAAATTAAATGTCCACCATGAAAGAAAGAAGTAGCGCAAAAGACAAAAACTTCAAATTGAATCTTTTCCATCCTCATTCATTTTTCTCCCAACAACCAGATGAGCTGCGGATAGTAAAGGATGGTCAGTATGGTTCGGAAAATCCAGACGTCAAGGGTGGCTGGGATGGAATGGTCGGTGAGCTGGTGCGAAAGGAGGCCGATTTCGCTATCGCCCCTATGACCATCACGTCCGAGCGCGAGCGCGTCATCGATTTTAGTAAACCGTTCATGTCACTCGGCATTTCCATCATGATCAAACGGCCGGTCAAGCAGAAGCCGAGCGTATTTAGCTTCCTCAATCCACTCTCCAAAGAGATCTGGGTAAGTAGTGGCGTATGCGTGCAGGAGTTAAGGACGGACTAATGAGTGCTACCGAAAACCATGACCCGTGGCAACAGGAACACGAGCTTTCGGTGGTGTTCTGGTTGTCCTGCATCAGCCTCACGACAAACTGTCATACAATCCGTCGTGTTTGAAGTTACCTCCTGAGGTGGTCAATAATGCATCTCCCTCACCGAATGCGTTATCTAATACTAATGCTGTGTTTGCGAATCCTTCGCTCGCTCTTCCGTCCTACCCTAGGTTTGCGTTCTGTTCAGCTACGTCGGTGTCAGCATCGTCCTGTACATAGTGTCACGCTTTTCGCCCTTCGAATGGCGACTAGTTAATTATAACGGTAATTAATTTCTCTGTCCAAAGGAACGGACACCATTTCACCTTTTCGGAAGTGTGCTAGCCCTAGGGGATGCAGTGTATTTCCGCCCTTACGCGGCTTCTACGTCCAAAGTCGTCGGCATCCGATGGGTCGGCACGGCACGTACCAATCCGCTCGCATTCGGATGAGTTGTGAACACTTCCGGTGGAAAACACTGCATCTCTCGCATGAGCGCACAAAAGACGTAACTTATCTCATATGTTTTCCCTATCGTCTCTTCCTCCCGAAAACCGTCCCGGGGCCGTGACACCTTTTGTGTACCGAAATGATGGGTGTTTTGCTCGCCCAGGACCATCTGCACTGTGGTAGAGATGTGTAAAGTGAGTAAAAGTGAGATAGAGAGTGGTAACgatgtattgaacgagtttcgttcactcaccacgaggagttttagcaactcttttttcacttactcaatCATGAgagtaagcatgtagccgcgtgttttaattaaaaacgtgttttaataccaattggttgcaatgtgtttcttttcactcaagtaatgctttaaataaaaaaaaggtaaaaaataataaaaaaaatcaaaaaataaaaaaaaagaaaattgactaaagctcatttttgcaacaaattttgcctataactcggtcggtatacaacagatcgccaatctttaacctgtggtcgatagatggcaccattggctacattttcttcttggacggccatgccctcagatgtctgtgccagaagttatgcgaggaaccatgttccataccctgtttgagaaaatgtaaaattttcttcatttttgcatcaagttttgcctataactcggtcggtatcctacgaatcgccaatctttaacctgtggtcgatagatagcaccaatggctacattttcttcttggacggccatgccctcagatgtctgtgccaaaagttattcgacgaaccaagttccataccctgtttgagaaaatgtccaattttcttcatttttgcaccaaattttgcctataactcggtcggtatcctacggatcgccaatctttaacctgtggtcgatagatggcaccaatggctacattttcttcttggacggccatgccctcagatgtctgtgccagaagttattcgaggaaccatgttccataccctgtttgagaaaatgtaaaattttcctcatttttgcaccaaattttgtttataactCAGGCGGTCTttaacagatcgccaatctttaatctacggtcaatagatggcatcaatggctacattttcttcttggacggccatgccctcagatctctgtgccagtagttatgcgaggaacgaagttccataccctgtttgagaaaatgtaaaattttcctcatttttgcaccaagttttgcctataactcgggcggtatttaacggatcgctaatctttaacctgtggtcgatagatggcaccaatgactatattttcttcttggacggtcatgccctcagatctctgtgccagtagttattcgaggaaccaagttccataccctgtttgagaaaatgtaaacttttcctcatttttccaccaagttttgcctataactcagcggtatctaacgaatcgccaatctttaacctgtggtcgatagatggcaccagtggctacattttcttcttggacagccatgccctcagatgtctgtgccagaagttattcgaggaaccaagttccataccctgtttgagaaaatgtaaaattttcctcatttttgaacaatttagcaaaatttataaatgtgatatattttaatgcgaattcgttgcaataagtttcttttcactcaaataatgcttgaaattaaaaaaaagaatataa
The DNA window shown above is from Anopheles funestus chromosome 3RL, idAnoFuneDA-416_04, whole genome shotgun sequence and carries:
- the LOC125769986 gene encoding glutamate receptor 1-like isoform X2, whose product is MRSEFIKHPANIVSCRLMSPLYPFPFTVCNQFSRGVFSMLGAVSPDSFDTLHSYSNTFQMPFVTPWFPEKVLTPSSGFLDFAISMRPDYYQAIIDTVRYYGWDRIIYMYDSHDGLLRLQQIYQGLRPGNETFHVETVKRIANVSDAIEFLRTIEELNRWSRKHIVLDCSTELAKDIVVRHVRDITLGKRTYHYLLSGLVMDDRWESEVIEYGAINITGFRIVDTSKKYVKEFLDGWKRLDPTTSQGAGKELISAQAALMYDAVFVLVEAFSKIMRKKPDQFRAYTMRNRNQPFNLPTNGTRTLDCNTSKGWVTPWEHGDKISRYLRKVEISGLTGDIRFNEDGKRQNYTLHVVEMTVNSAMVKVAEWSDEGGLAPVVAKYTRLKTDMHYERNKTYIVTTIIEEPYIMLRQPEPGETLETNERFEGYCKDLAELLAKKLGINYELRIVKDGQYGSENPDVKGGWDGMVGELVRKEADFAIAPMTITSERERVIDFSKPFMSLGISIMIKRPVKQKPSVFSFLNPLSKEIWISCMNWFEFARMQV
- the LOC125769986 gene encoding glutamate receptor 1-like isoform X3, which gives rise to MLGAVSPDSFDTLHSYSNTFQMPFVTPWFPEKVLTPSSGFLDFAISMRPDYYQAIIDTVRYYGWDRIIYMYDSHDGLLRLQQIYQGLRPGNETFHVETVKRIANVSDAIEFLRTIEELNRWSRKHIVLDCSTELAKDIVVRHVRDITLGKRTYHYLLSGLVMDDRWESEVIEYGAINITGFRIVDTSKKYVKEFLDGWKRLDPTTSQGAGKELISAQAALMYDAVFVLVEAFSKIMRKKPDQFRAYTMRNRNQPFNLPTNGTRTLDCNTSKGWVTPWEHGDKISRYLRKVEISGLTGDIRFNEDGKRQNYTLHVVEMTVNSAMVKVAEWSDEGGLAPVVAKYTRLKTDMHYERNKTYIVTTIIEEPYIMLRQPEPGETLETNERFEGYCKDLAELLAKKLGINYELRIVKDGQYGSENPDVKGGWDGMVGELVRKEADFAIAPMTITSERERVIDFSKPFMSLGISIMIKRPVKQKPSVFSFLNPLSKEIWVCVLFSYVGVSIVLYIVSRFSPFEWRLVNYNGN
- the LOC125769986 gene encoding glutamate receptor 1-like isoform X1 encodes the protein MRSEFIKHPANIVSCRLMSPLYPFPFTVCNQFSRGVFSMLGAVSPDSFDTLHSYSNTFQMPFVTPWFPEKVLTPSSGFLDFAISMRPDYYQAIIDTVRYYGWDRIIYMYDSHDGLLRLQQIYQGLRPGNETFHVETVKRIANVSDAIEFLRTIEELNRWSRKHIVLDCSTELAKDIVVRHVRDITLGKRTYHYLLSGLVMDDRWESEVIEYGAINITGFRIVDTSKKYVKEFLDGWKRLDPTTSQGAGKELISAQAALMYDAVFVLVEAFSKIMRKKPDQFRAYTMRNRNQPFNLPTNGTRTLDCNTSKGWVTPWEHGDKISRYLRKVEISGLTGDIRFNEDGKRQNYTLHVVEMTVNSAMVKVAEWSDEGGLAPVVAKYTRLKTDMHYERNKTYIVTTIIEEPYIMLRQPEPGETLETNERFEGYCKDLAELLAKKLGINYELRIVKDGQYGSENPDVKGGWDGMVGELVRKEADFAIAPMTITSERERVIDFSKPFMSLGISIMIKRPVKQKPSVFSFLNPLSKEIWVCVLFSYVGVSIVLYIVSRFSPFEWRLVNYNGN